In the genome of Pseudomonas protegens, one region contains:
- a CDS encoding MBL fold metallo-hydrolase, producing MSRSVSLKILRAGWCQHLECMADRGGRLAPVQFPALCGLIQHPEHGWILYDTGYAEHFFQATRALPERLYRSAVPVQLPVVEQLGAQLHELGIGPGDIRHVIISHFHADHIAGLRDFANARFIALEADYRHIDSLRGQRWRATLGGHLPGLLPDDFSARLRLAEASPSCALPSWMAPFEQGLDLFGDGSLIGVPLPGHSKGQLGLFIPDAQGRPVFLVADACWSVPACRAERLPAAPALWFASADRQQYVRTYSGLGQLIRREPAVAVLPSHCTQAWEAFANEQ from the coding sequence ATGAGCCGCAGCGTGAGCTTGAAGATCCTGCGGGCCGGCTGGTGCCAGCACCTGGAATGCATGGCCGACCGTGGCGGGCGCCTGGCGCCGGTGCAGTTTCCGGCGCTGTGCGGGCTGATCCAGCACCCGGAGCACGGCTGGATTTTGTACGACACCGGCTACGCCGAGCACTTCTTCCAGGCCACCCGCGCCCTGCCCGAGCGCCTGTACCGCAGCGCAGTGCCGGTGCAGTTGCCGGTGGTCGAGCAGTTGGGGGCGCAGCTGCATGAGCTGGGCATCGGCCCGGGGGATATCCGCCATGTGATCATTTCCCACTTCCACGCCGACCATATCGCCGGGCTGCGGGATTTTGCCAATGCGCGCTTTATCGCCCTGGAAGCCGACTACCGGCATATCGACAGCCTGCGCGGCCAGCGTTGGCGCGCCACCTTGGGCGGCCATCTGCCGGGCCTGCTGCCGGACGATTTCAGCGCCCGCCTGCGCCTGGCCGAAGCCAGCCCCAGCTGTGCGCTGCCAAGCTGGATGGCGCCCTTCGAGCAAGGCCTGGACCTGTTCGGCGATGGCAGCCTGATCGGCGTGCCGCTGCCAGGGCACAGCAAAGGCCAGTTGGGCCTGTTCATCCCCGATGCCCAGGGCCGGCCGGTGTTCCTGGTGGCCGACGCCTGCTGGTCGGTGCCGGCCTGCCGCGCCGAGCGCCTGCCCGCTGCACCGGCACTGTGGTTTGCCAGCGCCGACCGTCAGCAATATGTGCGCACCTACAGCGGCCTGGGCCAGCTGATCCGCCGCGAACCGGCGGTGGCGGTGCTGCCGTCCCATTGCACCCAGGCCTGGGAGGCCTTCGCCAATGAACAGTGA
- a CDS encoding NAD(P)-dependent oxidoreductase translates to MKILVTGGTGFIGRHLVWKLAAEGCEVQFSGRNPEAAAEVMAHSPAPVRWLPLEHGSPLAKRLLADASREHDAIVHCAALSSPWGSPQAFARANLDSTAEVIHACGKNRIPRLVHISTPSLYFNFSDRLGIREDQPLPPPVNDYARSKAQAETLLADAKLPECVILRPRAVFGPWDATLMPRLLRVMQRGAIPLMRGGQAQLDLTCVDNLVHAVWLALTRPLPRPLCVYNLSNGTPLAFKDLLQQMAEHFRLPLRTRRLPWPLVHGVARLLELKARLGNGAEPLITRYGAGVLAFSQTLDISAIQRELGYRPVINQDQGIAQHAQWWLAQQRQKP, encoded by the coding sequence ATGAAGATCCTGGTCACCGGCGGCACCGGTTTTATCGGACGGCATCTGGTCTGGAAGCTGGCCGCCGAAGGCTGCGAGGTGCAGTTCAGCGGGCGCAACCCCGAGGCGGCGGCCGAGGTGATGGCCCACAGCCCGGCGCCGGTGCGCTGGCTGCCCCTGGAGCACGGCAGCCCGTTGGCCAAACGCCTGCTGGCCGATGCCAGCCGCGAGCATGACGCCATCGTGCATTGCGCCGCCTTGTCGTCACCCTGGGGTTCGCCCCAGGCGTTTGCCCGGGCCAACCTCGACTCCACCGCCGAGGTGATCCACGCCTGCGGCAAGAACCGCATCCCGCGGCTGGTGCATATCTCCACCCCGAGCCTGTACTTCAATTTCAGCGACCGCCTGGGCATCCGCGAAGACCAGCCGCTGCCACCACCGGTGAATGACTACGCCCGCAGCAAGGCCCAGGCCGAAACCCTGCTGGCAGACGCCAAGCTGCCCGAATGCGTGATCCTGCGGCCCCGGGCGGTGTTCGGCCCCTGGGACGCAACCCTGATGCCGCGCCTGCTGCGGGTGATGCAACGCGGGGCGATTCCGCTAATGCGCGGCGGCCAGGCACAGCTGGACCTGACCTGCGTCGACAATCTGGTGCACGCGGTGTGGCTGGCCCTGACCCGGCCCCTGCCGCGCCCGCTGTGCGTCTACAACCTGAGCAACGGCACACCCCTGGCCTTCAAGGACCTGCTGCAACAGATGGCCGAGCACTTCCGCCTGCCGCTGCGCACCCGCCGCCTGCCCTGGCCTCTGGTGCATGGCGTGGCGCGCCTGCTGGAGCTCAAGGCACGGCTGGGCAACGGCGCCGAACCCTTGATCACCCGCTACGGCGCAGGCGTCCTGGCCTTCAGCCAGACCCTGGACATCAGCGCCATCCAGCGCGAGCTGGGCTATCGCCCGGTGATCAACCAGGACCAGGGCATCGCCCAGCACGCCCAATGGTGGCTGGCCCAACAGAGACAAAAACCATGA
- a CDS encoding beta-ketoacyl-ACP synthase 3, which yields MHTSASSPRPARALAILGTGHALPQRVVTSAELDRQLGLEAGSVARISGVQQRHVADPADTAASLGASAARQALHAAGLALDQLDLIVCASGTQDQGMPCNAALLQRELGLGQSGIPAMDINASCLGFIAALDTLSWPIQAGHYRRVLLVCADIASCGLDWQQVEVCGIFGDGAAAVVLEAGDGGPKILASRLKTYAEGAALCQIPAGGSRFHPRRIQVPFEPLTSFAMQGKGVFRLAAKHLPDLMDDLLLQAGVSLAQIDWIIPHQASQQAMQHAAKRLSLGPEKVIDIFAQHGNQVAASLPTALDIAVRDGRIQRGQTLMLIGTGAGLSLGGLILEF from the coding sequence ATGCACACATCAGCGTCCTCCCCCCGCCCGGCCCGTGCGCTGGCCATCCTCGGCACCGGCCACGCCCTGCCGCAGCGGGTGGTCACCAGTGCCGAGCTGGACCGCCAGCTCGGCCTGGAAGCCGGCAGCGTGGCGCGCATCAGCGGGGTGCAGCAGCGCCACGTCGCCGATCCTGCGGACACCGCCGCCAGCCTCGGTGCCAGTGCCGCGCGCCAGGCCCTGCACGCGGCGGGCCTGGCGCTGGATCAGTTGGACCTGATCGTCTGCGCCAGCGGCACCCAGGACCAAGGCATGCCCTGCAACGCCGCGCTGCTGCAACGGGAGTTGGGCCTGGGGCAGTCGGGCATCCCGGCCATGGACATCAACGCCAGCTGCCTGGGCTTTATTGCCGCCCTGGACACCCTGTCCTGGCCGATCCAGGCCGGGCATTACCGGCGCGTGCTGCTGGTGTGCGCCGACATCGCCTCCTGCGGCCTGGACTGGCAGCAGGTGGAAGTCTGCGGCATCTTCGGCGACGGCGCGGCAGCGGTGGTGCTGGAGGCGGGCGACGGCGGCCCGAAGATCCTCGCCTCGCGCCTCAAGACCTACGCCGAAGGCGCCGCGCTGTGCCAGATCCCCGCCGGCGGTTCGCGCTTTCATCCGCGGCGCATCCAGGTGCCCTTCGAGCCCCTGACCAGCTTCGCGATGCAGGGCAAAGGCGTGTTCCGCCTCGCCGCCAAACACCTGCCGGACCTGATGGACGATCTGTTACTGCAAGCCGGGGTCTCCCTTGCGCAGATCGACTGGATCATCCCCCATCAAGCCAGCCAGCAGGCCATGCAGCATGCGGCCAAACGCCTGAGCCTGGGGCCGGAGAAAGTCATCGATATCTTTGCCCAGCATGGCAATCAGGTAGCGGCGTCCCTGCCCACCGCTCTGGATATCGCGGTGCGCGACGGGCGCATTCAACGCGGGCAGACCCTGATGCTGATCGGCACCGGCGCGGGCCTGTCCCTCGGCGGCCTGATCCTGGAGTTTTGA
- a CDS encoding DUF6124 family protein: MKKLVPDPPLPTDRPRRDPELDRANANLLAALHGTRHRPFGLRDAQGHPLFAVQPQVNAEDALMHVSLLLKCAEEVSDEITERASGIERGLIWSMVHSVEMARAVVDALLDGARPGP; the protein is encoded by the coding sequence ATGAAAAAGCTCGTCCCCGATCCACCCTTGCCCACCGATCGTCCGCGCCGGGACCCGGAGCTGGACCGCGCCAACGCCAACCTGCTGGCCGCCTTGCACGGCACCCGCCATCGCCCCTTCGGCCTGCGCGACGCTCAAGGCCACCCGCTGTTCGCCGTGCAACCCCAGGTAAATGCCGAAGACGCGCTGATGCACGTTTCCCTGCTGCTCAAATGCGCCGAAGAGGTGTCCGATGAAATCACCGAACGGGCCAGCGGCATCGAACGCGGGCTGATCTGGTCCATGGTGCATTCCGTGGAAATGGCCCGCGCCGTGGTGGACGCCCTGCTCGACGGCGCCCGCCCCGGCCCCTGA
- a CDS encoding DUF6124 family protein: MKKLVPDPPLPTDRPRRDPELDRANANLLAALHGTRHRPFGLRDAQGHPLFAVQPQVNAEDALMHVSLLLKCAEEVSDEITERASGIERGLIWSMVHSVEMARAVVDALLDGARPGP; the protein is encoded by the coding sequence ATGAAAAAGCTCGTCCCCGATCCACCCTTGCCCACCGATCGTCCGCGCCGCGACCCGGAGCTGGACCGCGCCAACGCCAACCTGCTGGCCGCCTTGCACGGCACCCGCCATCGCCCCTTCGGCCTGCGCGACGCTCAAGGCCACCCGCTGTTCGCCGTGCAACCCCAGGTAAATGCCGAAGACGCGCTGATGCACGTTTCCTTGCTGCTCAAATGCGCCGAAGAGGTGTCCGATGAAATCACCGAACGGGCCAGCGGCATCGAACGCGGACTGATCTGGTCCATGGTGCATTCCGTGGAAATGGCCCGCGCCGTGGTGGACGCCCTGCTCGACGGCGCCCGCCCCGGCCCCTGA
- the aspA gene encoding aspartate ammonia-lyase, whose amino-acid sequence MSSAASFRTEKDLLGVLEVPAQAYYGIQTLRAVNNFRLSGVPISHYPKLVVALAMVKQAAADANRELGHLSEAKHAAISEACARLIRGDFHEEFVVDMIQGGAGTSTNMNANEVIANIALEAMGHSKGEYQYLHPNNDVNMAQSTNDAYPTAIRLGLLLGHDALLASLDSLIQSFAAKGEEFSHVLKMGRTQLQDAVPMTLGQEFKAFATTLSEDLARLKTLAPEVLTEVNLGGTAIGTGINADPRYQALAVQRLATISGQPLVPAADLIEATSDMGAFVLFSGMLKRTAVKLSKICNDLRLLSSGPRTGINEINLPARQPGSSIMPGKVNPVIPEAVNQVAFQIIGNDLALTIAAEGGQLQLNVMEPLIAFKIFDSIRLLQRAMDMLREHCITGITANEARCRELVEHSIGLVTALNPYIGYENATRIARIALESGRGVLELVREEGLLDDAMLDDILRPENMIAPRLVPLKA is encoded by the coding sequence ATGTCCTCCGCTGCATCTTTCCGCACAGAAAAAGACCTGCTTGGCGTACTCGAAGTACCGGCTCAAGCGTATTACGGCATCCAGACCCTGCGAGCGGTGAACAACTTCCGTCTCTCCGGCGTTCCGATTTCGCACTACCCAAAACTGGTCGTGGCCCTGGCAATGGTCAAGCAGGCAGCTGCTGACGCCAACCGCGAACTGGGTCATCTGAGCGAAGCCAAGCATGCGGCCATCAGCGAGGCCTGTGCCCGTCTGATCCGTGGCGACTTCCACGAAGAGTTCGTGGTGGACATGATTCAAGGCGGCGCTGGCACTTCGACCAACATGAATGCCAACGAAGTCATCGCCAACATCGCGCTGGAGGCCATGGGCCACAGCAAGGGCGAATACCAGTACCTGCACCCGAACAACGACGTGAACATGGCGCAGTCCACCAACGACGCCTACCCGACCGCGATCCGCCTGGGTCTGCTGCTGGGTCACGACGCCCTGCTGGCCAGCCTCGACAGCCTGATCCAGTCGTTCGCCGCCAAAGGTGAAGAATTCAGCCACGTCCTGAAAATGGGTCGTACCCAGCTGCAAGACGCCGTGCCGATGACCCTGGGCCAGGAATTCAAGGCCTTCGCCACCACCCTGAGCGAAGACCTGGCTCGCCTGAAGACCCTGGCGCCGGAAGTGCTGACCGAAGTCAACCTGGGCGGCACCGCCATCGGCACCGGCATCAACGCCGACCCGCGCTACCAGGCCCTGGCCGTACAACGCCTGGCCACCATCAGCGGCCAGCCGCTGGTACCGGCCGCCGACCTGATCGAAGCCACCTCCGACATGGGCGCCTTCGTGCTGTTCTCCGGCATGCTCAAGCGCACCGCGGTCAAGCTGTCGAAGATCTGCAACGACCTGCGCCTGCTGTCCAGCGGCCCACGCACCGGCATCAACGAAATCAACCTGCCAGCGCGTCAGCCCGGCAGCTCGATCATGCCTGGCAAGGTCAACCCGGTGATTCCGGAAGCGGTCAACCAAGTGGCGTTCCAGATCATCGGCAACGACCTGGCCCTGACCATCGCGGCCGAAGGCGGCCAGCTGCAACTGAACGTGATGGAGCCGCTGATCGCCTTCAAGATCTTCGACTCGATCCGCCTGCTGCAACGCGCCATGGACATGCTGCGCGAGCACTGCATCACCGGCATCACCGCCAACGAAGCCCGTTGCCGCGAACTGGTGGAGCACTCCATCGGCCTGGTCACCGCGCTGAACCCGTACATCGGCTATGAAAACGCCACCCGTATCGCCCGCATCGCCCTCGAAAGCGGCCGTGGCGTACTGGAACTGGTGCGCGAAGAAGGCCTGCTGGACGACGCCATGCTCGACGACATCCTGCGTCCGGAAAACATGATTGCCCCGCGTCTGGTTCCGCTGAAAGCCTGA
- a CDS encoding LysR substrate-binding domain-containing protein encodes MNLESKWLEDFSALAATRSFSQAAERRFVTQPAFSRRIRSLEAALGLTLVNRSHTPVELTAAGQLFLVTARTVVEQLGEVVRHLHHLEGGQGEVMQVAAAHSLALGFFPRWIAQLRNEGLNIATRLVATNVGDAVHALREGGCDLMLAFYDPDAALQMDSEIFPSLHLGHTEMLPVCAADPQGKPLFDLEGESSVPLLAYSAGAFLGRSVNLLLRQRNLRFTTVYETAMADSLKSMALEGLGIAWVPQLSVRAELARGELVVCGGAQWHVPLEIRLYRCALVRKANVRLLWRKLEGAAAQAAAT; translated from the coding sequence ATGAATCTGGAAAGCAAATGGCTCGAGGACTTCAGTGCCCTGGCCGCCACCCGCAGCTTTTCCCAGGCTGCCGAGCGACGTTTCGTGACCCAGCCGGCCTTCAGTCGGCGCATCCGCAGCCTGGAAGCGGCCCTGGGCCTGACCCTGGTCAACCGCTCGCACACGCCGGTGGAACTGACGGCGGCGGGGCAGTTGTTCCTGGTTACCGCGCGCACCGTGGTCGAACAGCTTGGCGAGGTGGTGCGGCACCTGCACCACCTGGAAGGCGGGCAGGGCGAGGTGATGCAGGTGGCGGCGGCCCACTCCCTGGCGCTGGGTTTCTTCCCGCGCTGGATCGCGCAACTGCGCAATGAGGGACTGAACATTGCCACGCGGCTGGTGGCCACCAACGTCGGTGATGCGGTGCACGCCCTGCGCGAAGGCGGTTGCGACCTGATGCTGGCCTTCTACGACCCGGACGCGGCCTTGCAGATGGACTCGGAAATCTTCCCCTCGCTGCACCTGGGGCACACCGAGATGCTGCCGGTGTGCGCCGCCGATCCTCAGGGCAAGCCGCTGTTCGATCTGGAAGGCGAATCCAGCGTGCCGCTGCTGGCCTACAGCGCCGGGGCCTTTCTCGGGCGTTCGGTGAACCTGCTGCTGCGCCAGCGCAATCTGCGTTTCACCACCGTCTATGAAACTGCCATGGCCGACAGCCTCAAGAGCATGGCCCTGGAAGGATTGGGGATTGCCTGGGTGCCGCAACTGAGCGTGCGCGCCGAACTGGCCCGGGGTGAACTGGTGGTGTGCGGCGGCGCGCAATGGCATGTGCCGCTGGAGATCCGCCTGTACCGCTGCGCCCTGGTGCGCAAGGCCAACGTGCGCTTGCTCTGGCGCAAGCTGGAAGGCGCCGCTGCACAAGCCGCGGCCACGTAG
- the purE gene encoding 5-(carboxyamino)imidazole ribonucleotide mutase: MSALVGVIMGSKSDWSTLSHTADMLEKLGIPYEVKVVSAHRTPDLLFQYAEEAEARGIEVIIAGAGGAAHLPGMCAAKTHLPVLGVPVQSSMLSGVDSLLSIVQMPAGIPVATLAIGKAGAINAALLSASILGAKHPQFHAVLKKFRAEQTDSVLDNPDPRVA; this comes from the coding sequence ATGAGTGCACTGGTTGGCGTGATCATGGGCTCCAAGTCCGATTGGTCCACCCTTAGCCACACCGCCGATATGCTGGAAAAGCTCGGCATCCCTTACGAGGTGAAGGTGGTGTCCGCACACCGCACCCCGGACCTGCTGTTCCAGTACGCCGAAGAGGCTGAGGCGCGTGGCATCGAGGTGATCATCGCCGGTGCCGGTGGCGCGGCGCACTTGCCGGGCATGTGCGCGGCCAAGACCCACCTGCCGGTGCTGGGCGTGCCGGTGCAGTCGTCGATGCTCTCGGGCGTGGATTCGCTGCTGTCCATCGTGCAGATGCCCGCCGGCATCCCCGTGGCCACCCTGGCCATCGGCAAGGCGGGCGCGATCAACGCGGCCCTGCTCTCGGCGAGCATCCTGGGCGCCAAGCACCCGCAGTTTCATGCGGTGCTGAAAAAATTCCGTGCTGAACAGACAGACAGCGTCCTGGACAATCCAGACCCGCGCGTCGCCTGA
- a CDS encoding 5-(carboxyamino)imidazole ribonucleotide synthase yields MKIGVIGGGQLGRMLALAGTPLGMNFAFLDPAPDACAAALGEHLRADYGDQDHLRQLADEVDLVTFEFESVPAETVAFLSQFVPVYPSAEALRIARDRWFEKSMFKDLGIPTPEFADIQSQADLDAAVARIGLPAVLKTRTLGYDGKGQKVLRSAADVEGTFAELGSVPCLLEGFVPFTGEVSLIAVRARDGETRFYPLVHNTHDSGILRLSVASSDHPLQALAEDYSSRVLKQLDYVGVMAFEFFEVDGGLKANEIAPRVHNSGHWTTEGAECSQFENHLRAVAGLPLGSTAKVGESAMINFIGEVPPVDHVIAIDDCHLHHYGKAFKAGRKVGHANLRCADQATLQAQILKVQALIAE; encoded by the coding sequence ATGAAGATCGGTGTAATCGGTGGCGGCCAGTTGGGCCGCATGTTGGCCCTGGCGGGGACTCCGCTGGGAATGAACTTCGCTTTCCTCGACCCGGCGCCGGACGCCTGTGCCGCCGCCCTCGGTGAACACCTGCGGGCCGACTACGGCGACCAGGACCACCTGCGCCAGCTGGCCGATGAAGTGGACCTGGTGACCTTCGAATTCGAGAGCGTGCCGGCGGAAACCGTGGCCTTCCTCTCGCAGTTCGTGCCGGTCTACCCGAGTGCCGAAGCCCTGCGCATCGCCCGCGATCGCTGGTTCGAGAAGAGCATGTTCAAGGACCTGGGGATTCCTACTCCGGAGTTTGCCGACATCCAGTCCCAGGCGGATCTCGACGCCGCCGTGGCGCGCATCGGCCTGCCGGCCGTGCTCAAGACCCGCACCCTGGGTTACGACGGCAAGGGCCAGAAGGTCCTGCGCAGCGCCGCCGATGTCGAAGGCACCTTCGCCGAACTGGGCAGCGTGCCCTGCCTGCTGGAAGGCTTCGTGCCCTTCACCGGCGAAGTCTCGCTGATCGCCGTGCGTGCCCGCGACGGGGAAACCCGTTTCTACCCGCTGGTGCACAACACCCACGACAGCGGCATCCTGCGCCTGTCGGTGGCCAGCAGCGACCACCCGTTGCAGGCCCTGGCCGAGGACTACTCCAGCCGCGTGCTCAAGCAACTGGATTACGTCGGCGTCATGGCCTTCGAATTCTTCGAAGTGGACGGTGGCCTCAAGGCCAACGAGATCGCTCCGCGGGTGCACAACTCCGGGCACTGGACCACCGAAGGCGCCGAGTGCAGCCAGTTCGAAAACCACCTGCGGGCGGTGGCCGGGCTGCCCCTGGGCTCCACCGCCAAGGTGGGTGAGAGCGCGATGATCAACTTCATCGGCGAAGTGCCGCCGGTGGACCACGTCATCGCCATCGACGACTGCCACCTGCATCACTACGGCAAGGCCTTCAAGGCCGGGCGCAAGGTCGGCCACGCCAACCTGCGTTGCGCCGATCAGGCGACCCTGCAAGCGCAGATCCTCAAGGTGCAGGCGCTGATCGCCGAGTAA
- a CDS encoding GlsB/YeaQ/YmgE family stress response membrane protein gives MGIIGTIFIGLIVGLLARFLKPGDDSMGWIMTILLGIAGSFAATYGGQALGIYHAGQGAGFIGALVGAIVLLVIYGFVKKS, from the coding sequence ATGGGCATTATCGGAACCATTTTCATCGGCTTGATCGTTGGTCTGCTGGCGCGTTTCCTCAAGCCGGGAGACGACAGCATGGGCTGGATCATGACCATCCTGCTGGGTATCGCCGGCTCCTTCGCCGCCACTTATGGCGGTCAGGCGCTGGGTATCTACCACGCGGGCCAGGGCGCCGGTTTCATCGGTGCACTGGTGGGCGCGATCGTCCTGCTGGTGATCTACGGCTTCGTCAAGAAAAGCTGA
- a CDS encoding DUF3299 domain-containing protein gives MRRLLLTFVLLGCGLAHAGELPETDWLELMPKSDQKALEQMPEIDHNSPEANGTFTEKGGLKQSKGLPAVMYSTKTVPAMNDKQIRLGGYPVPLEADAKGRSTLFFLVPYPGACIHVPPPPPNQLVLVRFPKGVKLDDIYTPLWVTGTLKIEKVSNDLADAAYALDAAKVRVVQESDL, from the coding sequence ATGCGCCGTCTTCTATTGACCTTTGTTCTGCTGGGCTGCGGCCTGGCCCACGCTGGCGAACTGCCGGAAACCGACTGGCTGGAGCTGATGCCCAAGTCGGACCAGAAGGCCCTGGAGCAGATGCCGGAAATCGACCACAACTCCCCCGAAGCCAATGGCACCTTCACCGAAAAGGGCGGCCTGAAGCAGAGCAAGGGCTTGCCGGCGGTGATGTATTCCACCAAGACCGTACCGGCGATGAACGACAAGCAGATTCGCCTGGGCGGCTATCCGGTGCCGCTGGAAGCCGATGCCAAGGGGCGCAGCACGCTGTTCTTCCTGGTGCCGTACCCGGGGGCCTGCATCCACGTGCCGCCACCGCCGCCCAACCAGCTGGTGCTGGTGCGCTTTCCCAAGGGCGTGAAGCTGGATGACATCTACACCCCGCTGTGGGTGACCGGCACCCTGAAGATCGAGAAGGTCAGCAATGACCTGGCCGACGCGGCCTACGCCCTGGATGCGGCGAAGGTGCGGGTGGTGCAGGAGTCGGACCTGTAA
- a CDS encoding D-hexose-6-phosphate mutarotase, translating to MPTPQVETVKLDELNCWRIRHGDAELLLAQQGAHILSYQVAGQPPLIWLNDEAVFKSGKSIRAGVPVCWPWFGNLARNPQSVQAMRQSAEPAPAHGLVRATDWELLGIESDGDSLLVELRLPCPADGFPGWPHTVEPRLSIRLDQQLHISLSSHNLGTESVSISQALHSYFAVSDVRNVQVEGVDGLNYIETLEDWTTKVQSGALHFSGETDRIYLNVPAQLEIVDPEWQRRIRLNSAGSRTAVIWNPWIDRAAQFGDMADDGWQRMLCIETANVMDDIVTLAPGARHTLSVSISAAPL from the coding sequence ATGCCTACGCCCCAGGTCGAAACGGTCAAACTGGATGAACTGAACTGCTGGCGCATCCGCCACGGTGACGCCGAACTGCTGCTGGCCCAGCAAGGCGCGCACATCCTCAGTTATCAAGTGGCCGGGCAACCGCCGCTGATCTGGCTCAACGACGAGGCCGTGTTCAAAAGCGGCAAGAGCATCCGCGCCGGAGTGCCGGTGTGCTGGCCCTGGTTCGGCAACCTGGCGCGCAACCCGCAAAGCGTGCAGGCCATGCGCCAAAGTGCTGAACCGGCACCGGCCCACGGCCTGGTACGCGCCACCGACTGGGAACTGCTGGGTATCGAAAGCGACGGCGACAGCCTGCTGGTGGAACTGCGCCTGCCCTGCCCAGCTGACGGCTTTCCCGGCTGGCCCCATACAGTGGAACCGCGCCTGAGCATCCGCCTCGACCAGCAACTGCACATCAGCCTCAGCAGCCACAACCTGGGCACTGAAAGCGTGAGCATCAGCCAGGCGCTGCACAGCTACTTCGCGGTCAGCGATGTACGCAACGTGCAGGTGGAGGGCGTGGATGGGCTGAACTACATCGAGACCCTGGAAGACTGGACCACCAAGGTCCAAAGCGGCGCCCTGCACTTTAGCGGCGAGACTGATCGCATCTACCTGAACGTACCGGCGCAGCTGGAGATCGTCGACCCCGAGTGGCAGCGGCGGATTCGCCTGAACAGCGCAGGCTCGCGCACCGCAGTGATCTGGAACCCCTGGATCGACCGCGCCGCGCAATTTGGCGACATGGCCGACGACGGCTGGCAGCGCATGCTGTGCATCGAAACCGCCAACGTGATGGACGACATCGTCACCCTGGCCCCCGGCGCCCGCCACACCCTGAGCGTGAGCATCAGCGCCGCCCCGCTCTGA
- a CDS encoding acyl-CoA thioesterase, with translation MIELEQEDPIPQGDLALQITALPRETNGFGDIFGGWLVAQMDLAGTAMASRVAGGRVATVAIDRMAFLVPVAVGAQLSFYTQTLEIGRSSIQMMVEVWSDDPLSSEWRKVTEAVFVFVAIDGSGRTRSVPPRAR, from the coding sequence ATGATAGAGCTCGAACAAGAAGATCCAATCCCGCAAGGCGACCTGGCCCTGCAAATCACCGCCTTGCCCCGTGAAACCAACGGTTTTGGCGATATTTTCGGCGGCTGGCTGGTGGCGCAGATGGACCTGGCGGGCACCGCCATGGCCAGCCGCGTCGCCGGTGGCCGGGTGGCCACGGTGGCCATCGACCGCATGGCGTTCCTGGTGCCGGTAGCAGTGGGCGCGCAGCTGTCCTTCTATACCCAGACCCTGGAAATCGGCCGCAGCTCGATCCAGATGATGGTCGAAGTGTGGAGCGACGACCCGCTGTCCAGCGAATGGCGCAAGGTCACCGAGGCGGTGTTCGTGTTCGTCGCCATCGACGGCAGCGGCCGCACCCGCTCGGTTCCACCCCGCGCACGTTAA